A window of the Vigna angularis cultivar LongXiaoDou No.4 chromosome 3, ASM1680809v1, whole genome shotgun sequence genome harbors these coding sequences:
- the LOC108324651 gene encoding autophagy-related protein 9: MLHWLRNVAVFSVFNWKRQGVQDVPPDIEMTDYRRIPNTDSENPSDLNDDESINVQPIADLDFFFERIYSYYCEKGLWCIILRWISELLSLGFIICFSGFILLYVDWNGLRNAKCGMAAVESGVEPCDLAKEAIHQHPLTPLTILRAIFVGYLGVFFVYWIFCLLKFFLQLKDTLKIRLFYYNSLNVTDHEIQTMSWATILEKIVHLQNLQRLCVVKNLSAHDIVMRLMRKENYLIGMVNKGVLTFPISKWVPGAGSTVKYGTDGTEYRLILPRTLELALHWCILQSMFDRNFCVRMNFLSDSKTLKRRLMVVGSAMLLLSPFLMIFMLSHLFLRYAEQFYNQPSIISSRRWSNLSQWVFREFNEVDHLFKHRINSGVSHASIYMKQFPSPIKAIIAKFISFVSGGFVAILIILAFLEESLLEGHILGRNLLWYAAIFGAITALKRVAFTENEVLVTDPEGAMSMVVDHTHYMPKRWRGKESTEMVRNEFGTLFQYSGMMLLEEMASILVTPFLLLFVVPKRVDDILQFIENFTVYVEGVGDVCSFSVFNFQEYGNSSYGSPFNVPRSQRSSQGKLEKSFLSFHCSYPFWEPNAKGKQFLQNLRTFRDKKLADHVKRHGFVPLKPWRDHTNMRSYTDRNSFTSREMSHGTFVTGNHLGSLLVTESSSRDNNPYLLDWYYISQPRYATPRHVSTNRFEATQHHSPDRMLPILEENEHEYDEQMNKFCNERADSYLGASTSSFLFWESLIEDPHSIDLPRTIKSRWWERSQPRNEDSQISFLEPPDFNHQRTCNYHDRFSNRGSEDQDQKNLCQGRHDSTSFLEPQDFNHQTTCYYHDKFSDKGSEDHDEEQYLYGGDYHELPNMA, encoded by the exons ATGTTGCACTGGCTAAGGAATGTAGCTGTTTTTAGTGTATTCAATTGGAAACGTCAAGGTGTTCAGGATGTTCCACCAGATATTGAAATGACGGATTATAGAAGAATTCCAAATACAGATAGTGAGAACCCTTCAGACCTAAATGATGATGAGAGCATTAATGTGCAACCCATTGCCGATTTGGATTTCTTCTTTGAAAGAATTTACAGCTATTACTGTGAGAAAGGGCTGTGGTGCATCATCCTAAGATGGATTTCTGAACTTCTGAGTTTAGGGTTCATCATATGCTTTTCAGGATTTATCCTTTTATATGTTGACTGGAATGGGCTCCGTAATGCCAAGTGTGGGATGGCTGCAGTCGAATCTGGAGTTGAACCTTGTGATCTTGCTAAAGAAGCTATTCATCAACACCCTTTAACCCCATTAACGATACTCAGAGCTATTTTTGTCGGATACCTAGGAGTATTTTTTGTCTATTGGATATTTTGCTTATTGAAGTTCTTCCTTCAATTGAAGGATACACTGAAAATCCGTCTGTTTTACTACAACAG TCTCAATGTAACAGATCATGAAATTCAAACCATGTCCTGGGCTACCATTCTTGAAAAGATTGTTCATTTGCAAAACTTACAAAGACTCTGTGTGGTAAAGAATCTTTCTGCTCATGACATTGTGATGAGGTTGATGCGAAAAGAGAACTATTTGATTGGGATGGTCAACAAGGGTGTGCTTACTTTCCCCATTTCTAAATGGGTTCCAGGTGCTGGATCAACAGTGAAATATGGTACTGATGGAACAGAATATCGTCTAATACTACCCAGAACGCTTGAGTTGGCTTTACATTGGTGCATCCTGCAAAGCATGTTTGACCG AAATTTTTGTGTCAGAATGAATTTTTTGTCAGATTCAAAGACACTAAAGAGAAGGCTTATGGTAGTTGGGAGTGCAATGTTGTTGCTTTCTCCATTTCTTATGATATTCATGCTGTCACATCTCTTTCTGAGGTATGCTGAGCAATTTTATAATCAACCAAGCATAATATCATCCCGAAGATGGTCAAATTTGTCACAATGGGTCTTTAGGGAGTTCAATGAG GTGGATCATTTGTTCAAGCATCGGATTAATAGTGGTGTATCTCATGCTTCTATCTATATGAAGCAATTCCCTTCACCAATCAAAGCTATCATTGCAAAATTCATCTCATTCGTATCGGGTGGCTTTGTTGCGATTCTGATCATCCTTGCTTTTTTAGAAGAGTCTCTGCTGGAGGGTCAT ATACTAGGTCGGAACTTGTTATGGTATGCTGCTATTTTTGGAGCTATAACTGCTCTTAAACGGGTTGCATTTACAGAAAATGAGGTTTTAGTCACTGATCCCGAAGGAGCAATGTCAATGGTAGTTGACCATACACATTATATGCCAAAGAGATGGCGGGGCAAAGAAAGTACTGAAATGGTCCGTAATGAGTTTGGAACCTTATTCCAG TATAGTGGGATGATGTTACTTGAGGAGATGGCTTCAATTTTGGTTACTCCATTCTTGCTTTTGTTTGTGGTCCCAAAG CGGGTTGATGATATCCTGCagtttattgaaaattttactgTATATGTTGAAGGTGTTGGTGATGTTTGCAG CTTTAGTGTCTTCAATTTTCAAGAATATGGAAACAGCAGCTATGGTTCTCCATTTAATGTGCCTCGTAGCCAGAGAAGTTCCCAAGGGAAGTTGGAGAAATCATTCTTGAG CTTCCATTGTAGTTACCCTTTTTGGGAACCAAATGCTAAAGGAAAGCAGTTTCTACAAAATCTGAGAACATTCAGAGACAAAAAATTAGCAGACCATGTAAAAAGACATGGATTTGTTCCCCTCAAACCATGGAGAGATCACACTAACATGAGAAGCTATACAGACAGAAACAGTTTTACATCCAGGGAAATGTCACATGGTACTTTTGTGACCGGCAATCACTTGGGTTCATTGTTGGTAACTGAATCCAGCAGTCGAGACAATAATCCCTATCTTCTAGATTGGTACTACATTTCCCAACCTCGTTATGCAACTCCTAGACATGTTTCAACAAATCGTTTTGAAGCAACTCAGCATCATTCCCCAGATAGGATGCTTCCCATCTTGGAAGAAAATGAACATGAGTATGACGAACAAATGAACAAGTTTTGCAATGAACGTGCTGATTCCTATCTGGGTGCTTCCACATCGTCTTTCCTCTTCTGGGAAAGCCTAATCGAGGATCCACATTCCATTGATTTGCCTCGCACTATCAAGAGTCGTTGGTGGGAGAGAAGTCAACCTCGGAATGAAGATAGTCAGATAAGCTTTCTGGAACCACCAGATTTCAATCACCAAAGAACATGTAATTACCACGATAGATTTTCCAACAGAGGGTCAGAAGATCAAGATCAGAAAAACTTGTGTCAGGGTCGACATGATTCTACAAGTTTTTTGGAGCCACAAGATTTCAATCACCAAACAACATGCTATT